In Phycisphaeraceae bacterium, the genomic stretch GCTGTCACCGCCGCGGATCCTGTGCATTTCCAACGCGGTGAACAGAAGCCGATAGTTACTTGAACCGATGCGGTTAGCGGTGTTGCGCATGGCGCGGTTGAGATCAAGCCCCATCTGATATTCACGGAGCAGTTGGGCGAACTCCTGCCGGATCGGGCCGACGGAATTTTGCACGAGCAGTTCCATAGCTTGGATGAGGTTAAGCCCCGCCCGCACACCGGAGGCGAGCGTGGTGACGCCGCCGACAAGCTGCTCATCGAGTCGGGTGCGGCGTTTCTCTGCCAGATAGTGAATGGTGACGTTGGGAATCATCATGCCCAAAATCGCACCGATGATGAACCAGAGGATTCCGCCGACGATGTAACCCACGATGACGCTGCTGGCGACGATGATTCCCGCCCACAACGCCACCGCCAGTCGCGGCTCGATTTCCAGCAGCAGGTCATGATTCAACACGCTGTCGAACATCCGCTCCTGACGGGCAAGCAGTTGACGCAGCACCGGCCAACCGAAGCGCACGAGCATCGCCACGCTCACAAAGAGCAGGATGGAGATGCCGATGAATTCGCCGACGTTATCCACGGTGCCTCGTCGTTGATTACAGAAAGACTCCGATATCGATCGTGCCTTTGGCGATCATTTCTTCAGCAAAAGTCGGGATATAACCCGTGTGTCGCAGGCGCGGTTGCTCCGGATCACGCAACACGAAAATATCTTCCAGCCGTATCTGGTTAGTCTCGCGGTCGATCTCCGTCACCTCGGAAATATGGGTCACACGCCGGCCGCCAGCGGGGAAACGGGCGATCTGCACGACGATGTCAATCGCGGACACGATCTGCTCACGGATCGCCCGCACGGGCATATCCACGGCCATCAGTACGAGAGTCTCCAGCCGTTGCATCGCGTCGGCGGGGTTGTTCGAGTGAAGCGTCGATAGCGAGCCGTCGTGGCCGGTATTCATCGCCTGGAGCATATCCAGTGCCTCCGGGC encodes the following:
- a CDS encoding type II secretion system F family protein, translated to MDNVGEFIGISILLFVSVAMLVRFGWPVLRQLLARQERMFDSVLNHDLLLEIEPRLAVALWAGIIVASSVIVGYIVGGILWFIIGAILGMMIPNVTIHYLAEKRRTRLDEQLVGGVTTLASGVRAGLNLIQAMELLVQNSVGPIRQEFAQLLREYQMGLDLNRAMRNTANRIGSSNYRLLFTALEMHRIRGGDSGESLDRIADSVREIQRLEGKLDALTAQGRMQARFMIVVLLAIVGMLYAIEPDNFVLLFTEQSGRIVLVLIVALLVTAFAWIRRIMEVDI